In Alicyclobacillus acidocaldarius subsp. acidocaldarius DSM 446, a single window of DNA contains:
- a CDS encoding type II secretion system F family protein: MKRVDPVVGDTWYRVRRQYRLTEGKSPAERIKRLVYGYLEAVIPASWLAPFDRILVLSGQAGKRRALDILLIQAGMLAIVIFLTVWAKHTPTWFILLYGFLVMVIPWRRWYRRIQARRRDAAWQVRQLKRRFVSLLRRRIPLEEALWQIARDAAAQRTDFGRRFVARMQEARVRPLGDALHDLAEEFRVPELTRFVQAIRHAEANSLGSLADILETQIRDESAQLDELVDAEKNAMQLKLRMMSVVMFVYILGWAGYFAFAVFRHQIQTGQGILGLF, encoded by the coding sequence GTGAAGCGCGTGGACCCCGTGGTGGGGGACACCTGGTACCGTGTCCGTCGGCAGTACCGCTTAACAGAGGGCAAATCCCCGGCGGAGCGGATCAAGCGCCTCGTCTACGGCTATCTGGAGGCGGTGATCCCCGCTTCGTGGCTTGCGCCGTTTGACCGCATCCTGGTGCTTTCGGGTCAGGCGGGGAAGCGTCGTGCGCTTGACATTCTGCTTATCCAGGCGGGGATGCTCGCAATTGTGATTTTCCTCACTGTCTGGGCAAAGCATACGCCGACGTGGTTCATCCTGCTCTATGGCTTTTTGGTCATGGTCATCCCGTGGCGGCGGTGGTATCGGCGCATCCAGGCCCGGCGTCGGGACGCGGCGTGGCAAGTGCGTCAGTTAAAGCGCCGTTTCGTGAGCCTGCTTCGTCGGCGAATCCCGCTCGAAGAAGCCCTGTGGCAGATCGCGAGAGACGCTGCGGCTCAGCGGACGGACTTCGGTCGGCGATTTGTTGCACGGATGCAGGAGGCACGTGTCAGACCCTTGGGAGACGCACTTCATGATCTTGCGGAGGAGTTCCGTGTCCCAGAGTTGACGCGCTTCGTGCAGGCGATTCGGCATGCAGAAGCAAACAGCCTTGGGTCGCTCGCGGACATTCTGGAGACACAAATCCGTGACGAATCCGCGCAGCTCGATGAGCTTGTCGACGCTGAGAAGAACGCGATGCAACTCAAACTCCGCATGATGTCAGTCGTGATGTTTGTCTACATTCTCGGCTGGGCCGGATACTTCGCGTTCGCGGTGTTCCGGCATCAGATCCAGACGGGGCAAGGGATCTTGGGATTGTTCTGA
- a CDS encoding ParM/StbA family protein: MIVGLDVGFGHLKWTTDGHTVHRMPAVAAPTWTEPDVVSGDHAWVVGEHAEREDATLAVALDHERLSRPEFQALLGYVFVTLPDEPLRVVSGLPYSATDADQVIYERQLRQVVGPYQVGERVWKGPVASVTLFRQAQAALIDALFDERNRPRRPELLQEGLRIALGSVPSRGVNSPFVSTV, from the coding sequence TTGATTGTCGGTCTTGACGTGGGATTCGGCCATTTGAAATGGACCACAGACGGGCACACCGTCCACCGCATGCCCGCGGTGGCGGCGCCCACTTGGACCGAACCGGATGTGGTCTCGGGGGACCATGCTTGGGTCGTGGGAGAACACGCGGAACGTGAGGACGCGACGCTCGCCGTGGCGCTGGATCACGAGCGGCTGTCGCGGCCTGAGTTTCAAGCGCTTCTTGGCTATGTGTTCGTCACGTTGCCGGATGAGCCGCTGCGTGTGGTTTCGGGGCTTCCCTATTCGGCGACCGATGCGGATCAGGTAATTTACGAACGTCAACTTCGGCAGGTGGTCGGGCCATACCAGGTTGGTGAACGGGTGTGGAAAGGTCCGGTTGCCTCGGTCACGCTCTTTCGCCAGGCGCAGGCAGCGCTCATCGACGCGCTGTTTGACGAGCGCAATCGGCCAAGGCGTCCGGAACTTTTGCAAGAGGGCCTGCGCATCGCGCTCGGTAGTGTCCCGTCAAGAGGTGTAAATTCACCGTTTGTGTCTACTGTGTGA